One genomic region from Haloterrigena gelatinilytica encodes:
- a CDS encoding alpha/beta fold hydrolase codes for MRHRIFNEDGDEELVFVMGWGNRWTHENVSWLIGTLTEAGYRVHAFELPTNIDDFKADWLEPIAEYVRDLEEYQLLGHSAGALIAQALDGADNHVYLSPWWGYGETVPEPLLEAVSKLPTTLPCLPVSGLDREAIGEEATDHQLETTPNWVSPAFVRETRRAQEELLTIDHDAVVFCSLRDPVISLRPIGERVPAEHVVLYDGGHELFSSASRDRHVETLLAALEDGAAAVEDDESEEEADPVPA; via the coding sequence ATGCGACACCGGATCTTCAACGAGGACGGCGACGAGGAACTCGTGTTCGTCATGGGCTGGGGCAACCGCTGGACCCACGAGAACGTCAGCTGGCTCATCGGGACGCTGACCGAGGCCGGCTACCGGGTCCACGCCTTCGAACTCCCGACGAACATCGACGACTTCAAAGCCGACTGGCTCGAGCCGATCGCCGAGTACGTCCGCGACCTAGAGGAGTACCAACTGCTCGGCCACAGCGCTGGCGCGCTGATCGCCCAGGCCCTGGACGGCGCGGACAACCACGTCTACCTGAGCCCGTGGTGGGGCTACGGCGAGACGGTCCCCGAGCCGCTGCTCGAGGCCGTCTCGAAGCTACCGACGACGCTGCCCTGTCTCCCGGTGTCCGGGCTCGACCGCGAGGCGATCGGCGAGGAGGCCACCGACCACCAGCTCGAGACGACGCCGAACTGGGTCTCGCCGGCGTTCGTCCGCGAGACGCGCCGCGCCCAGGAGGAACTGCTGACGATCGACCACGACGCGGTCGTCTTCTGCTCGCTGCGCGACCCCGTGATTAGCCTCCGGCCGATCGGCGAGCGCGTCCCCGCCGAACACGTCGTGCTCTACGACGGCGGCCACGAGCTGTTCTCCTCCGCGAGCCGCGACCGCCACGTCGAGACCCTGCTCGCCGCCCTCGAGGACGGTGCCGCGGCCGTCGAGGACGACGAGTCCGAAGAAGAAGCGGATCCGGTGCCGGCCTGA
- a CDS encoding ribbon-helix-helix domain-containing protein, with product MERVTLRIPKQQIEEVEQLVDSGEFPNRSEAIRSAVREMINEQSDGPSEQSGKHNWAKV from the coding sequence ATGGAGCGTGTGACACTGCGAATTCCGAAACAGCAGATCGAGGAGGTCGAACAACTGGTCGACTCGGGCGAGTTCCCGAACCGGAGCGAAGCGATCCGGTCGGCCGTTCGCGAGATGATCAACGAACAGAGCGACGGACCGAGCGAGCAGTCCGGCAAACACAACTGGGCCAAGGTGTAA
- a CDS encoding PAS domain S-box protein — MSERVEASDADWGGDAEALQQFRTLVATVDGGVCRLDTDNRFVAVDDDFRELVGYERDELRGEHVSFVLSETDSERLEERLATSDRRGEPFDLEMTVHTVEGESIPCEVRIGPLVDDGELQGTVGVVRDVGERLRRRQRDRELEQYRAITAAASDVIVTVDEESTIRTINPAVETVFGYEPDDLVGESLTTLMPDRLVDRHYEALARYLAGAERTLDWEFVELPGVRADGTEIPLEVSFSEVEYDDERYFTGIIRDVSEREARKRELRRKERRYAAVFEDPNILVGLLEPDGTVLDINGTAMEYIDADLEDVTGEPFWETPWWGEGDDVGDDVKRWTERAAAGEYVDFETDLTRPDGRRYTLSGYFRPVTNDDGDVVSIIVSDRDVTEREERERELELFRTLLDHSTDSVLVVDPETGRYLDVNDTACERRGYSRSEFLELTVPDLETEIPDREAWRSFVEELRAEGRLTFDGAHRRKDGSTYPVEVNAAHVELDREYVIAVARDVTERREYERKLEKRERQLSTLIDNVPGMVYRCRNERDWPMEFVSDACESLTGYAPDALERGDVSWGEDVMLDEDRQRTYETVQQAADEAEIFSETYRIETADGERRWVRDYGRSVVDDEGDFVEGIIADVTERKERERELEQYRRIVETIDEGVYVLDGERRFITVNEAFASMLGTDRESLIGTHASVAFGEDQVSKGDDLQREILAGETAVAELEEQLLTDGEPIPVVSRFQPLEIGDGVGRVGVVRDVTDRNQRKRELERYAEQLETLFEVLPVGVVVAEADGEIVEANDVAHEIWGGDVFDADSVDEYERYPVRWANSGEPVAPEEMTLARVTAGEEVTEPDVVEIDAADGAKRIVELEGMPVRDEDGTVTRGVVTMIDVTERREAQRRLAESERLYRTLAEHFPNGTVGVYDHDLRYTLAAGEKVGDPAPSADEIEGTRMPDLYPDDAVEDLEPLFRAAVEDGESGSTRADVVGRHWKVWATPLRDADGEIFAGLSFAQDITERIERERRLEELVERLEESNERLQQFAYAASHDLQEPLRMVSSYLQLLESRYGDDLDEDGREFIEFAVDGADRMRAMIDGLLEYSRVDTRGDPLEPVALDDVLEEVLADLQFTIEEHDAEIHSEPLPRVDGDTDQLRQLLQNLLDNAIEYSGDEPPRIEISAERRGDEWTVSVADEGIGLEAEDQERIFDVFQRLHSRDEHAGTGIGLALCERIVERHGGEIWVDAEPGEGATFSFTLPAADDAA; from the coding sequence ATGAGTGAACGAGTGGAGGCCTCCGACGCGGACTGGGGCGGCGACGCGGAGGCGCTCCAGCAGTTTCGAACGCTGGTGGCGACCGTCGACGGCGGCGTCTGCCGGCTCGATACTGACAATCGCTTCGTCGCGGTCGACGACGACTTCCGCGAACTGGTCGGCTACGAGCGCGACGAGCTCCGCGGCGAACACGTCTCCTTCGTCCTCTCCGAGACCGACAGCGAGCGCCTCGAGGAGCGACTCGCGACGAGCGACCGACGGGGTGAGCCGTTCGATCTCGAGATGACGGTCCACACGGTCGAGGGCGAATCGATCCCGTGCGAGGTCCGAATCGGGCCGCTGGTCGACGACGGCGAGTTGCAGGGGACCGTCGGCGTCGTCCGGGACGTCGGCGAGCGACTGCGGCGACGACAGCGCGACCGCGAACTGGAACAGTACCGAGCGATCACGGCGGCGGCCAGCGACGTGATCGTCACGGTCGACGAGGAGAGCACGATTCGAACGATCAACCCCGCAGTCGAGACCGTCTTCGGCTACGAACCGGACGACCTCGTCGGCGAATCGCTGACGACGCTCATGCCGGACCGACTGGTCGACCGGCACTACGAGGCGCTGGCGCGGTATCTGGCGGGCGCCGAACGGACGCTCGACTGGGAGTTCGTCGAACTGCCGGGGGTTCGCGCCGACGGCACCGAGATCCCGCTGGAAGTCTCGTTCAGCGAGGTCGAGTACGACGACGAGCGATACTTCACCGGCATCATCCGCGACGTCTCCGAGCGAGAGGCCCGTAAGCGGGAACTCCGGCGGAAGGAGCGACGGTACGCGGCGGTCTTCGAGGACCCGAACATCCTCGTGGGCCTGCTCGAGCCCGACGGGACGGTCCTCGACATCAACGGGACGGCCATGGAGTACATCGACGCCGACTTAGAGGACGTGACCGGCGAGCCGTTCTGGGAGACGCCGTGGTGGGGCGAGGGCGACGACGTCGGGGACGACGTCAAACGGTGGACCGAGCGGGCCGCGGCCGGCGAGTACGTCGACTTCGAGACCGATCTCACTCGCCCCGACGGCCGGCGGTACACCCTGAGCGGCTACTTCAGGCCCGTCACGAACGACGACGGCGACGTCGTCTCCATTATCGTCTCCGACCGCGACGTCACCGAGCGCGAGGAACGCGAACGCGAACTCGAACTGTTTCGAACCCTGCTCGATCACTCCACCGACAGCGTGCTGGTGGTCGACCCCGAGACGGGCCGGTATCTCGACGTCAACGACACCGCCTGCGAGCGGCGGGGGTACTCCCGCTCTGAGTTCCTCGAGCTCACGGTTCCCGATCTCGAGACCGAGATTCCCGATCGCGAGGCGTGGCGGTCGTTCGTCGAGGAGCTGCGCGCTGAGGGGCGGCTCACCTTCGACGGGGCCCACCGGCGCAAGGACGGTTCCACCTACCCCGTGGAGGTCAACGCCGCCCACGTCGAACTCGACCGGGAGTACGTCATCGCCGTCGCCCGCGACGTCACCGAGCGCCGCGAGTACGAGCGTAAACTCGAGAAACGCGAGCGACAGCTCTCGACGCTGATTGACAACGTCCCCGGGATGGTCTACCGCTGTCGCAACGAGCGGGACTGGCCGATGGAGTTCGTCAGCGACGCCTGCGAGTCGCTGACCGGATACGCACCCGACGCGCTCGAGAGAGGCGACGTGAGCTGGGGCGAGGACGTCATGCTCGATGAGGACCGCCAGAGGACGTACGAAACCGTCCAGCAGGCGGCGGACGAGGCGGAGATCTTCTCGGAAACGTACCGAATCGAGACCGCCGACGGCGAGCGGCGATGGGTCAGGGACTACGGCCGCAGCGTCGTCGACGACGAGGGGGACTTCGTCGAGGGAATCATCGCCGACGTCACCGAACGCAAGGAACGCGAGCGCGAACTCGAGCAGTACCGCCGGATCGTGGAGACGATCGACGAGGGGGTCTACGTCCTCGACGGCGAGAGGCGGTTCATCACGGTCAACGAGGCGTTCGCGTCGATGCTGGGGACCGACCGGGAGTCGCTGATCGGCACCCACGCGTCGGTCGCGTTCGGCGAGGACCAGGTCTCGAAGGGCGACGACCTCCAGCGGGAGATCCTCGCGGGCGAGACCGCCGTCGCCGAACTCGAGGAACAACTCCTGACCGACGGCGAGCCGATCCCGGTCGTGAGTCGGTTTCAGCCGCTGGAGATCGGCGACGGCGTCGGTCGCGTCGGCGTCGTCCGCGACGTCACCGACCGCAACCAGCGCAAACGCGAACTCGAGCGGTACGCGGAGCAACTCGAGACCCTCTTCGAGGTGCTTCCGGTCGGCGTCGTCGTCGCGGAGGCCGACGGCGAGATCGTCGAGGCCAACGACGTCGCCCACGAGATCTGGGGCGGCGACGTCTTCGACGCAGACTCCGTCGACGAGTACGAACGGTATCCGGTGCGGTGGGCCAACTCGGGAGAGCCGGTCGCCCCCGAAGAGATGACGCTGGCCCGGGTCACCGCCGGTGAGGAGGTTACCGAGCCCGACGTCGTCGAAATCGACGCCGCCGACGGCGCCAAACGGATCGTCGAACTCGAGGGGATGCCGGTCCGCGACGAGGACGGCACGGTGACCCGCGGGGTCGTCACCATGATCGACGTCACCGAGCGTCGGGAGGCTCAACGTCGGCTCGCTGAGTCAGAGCGACTCTACCGGACGCTGGCCGAACACTTCCCGAACGGGACGGTCGGCGTTTACGACCACGATCTCCGATACACGCTGGCGGCCGGCGAGAAGGTCGGCGACCCCGCACCCAGCGCGGACGAGATCGAGGGGACGAGGATGCCGGATCTCTACCCCGACGACGCCGTGGAAGACCTCGAACCGCTGTTCCGGGCCGCCGTCGAGGACGGCGAGTCCGGCAGCACCCGGGCCGATGTCGTCGGCCGCCACTGGAAGGTGTGGGCGACGCCGCTACGGGACGCCGACGGCGAGATCTTCGCCGGCCTGAGCTTCGCACAGGACATCACCGAGCGGATCGAGCGCGAGCGCCGCCTCGAGGAACTGGTCGAGCGACTCGAGGAGTCGAACGAGCGCCTCCAGCAGTTCGCCTACGCCGCCAGCCACGACCTGCAGGAGCCCCTGCGGATGGTCTCGAGCTACCTGCAACTGCTCGAGAGTCGGTACGGGGACGACCTCGACGAGGACGGGCGGGAGTTCATCGAGTTCGCGGTCGACGGCGCCGACCGCATGCGCGCGATGATCGACGGCCTGCTCGAGTACTCCCGGGTCGATACGCGAGGCGACCCCCTCGAGCCGGTCGCTCTGGACGACGTGCTCGAGGAGGTCCTCGCCGACCTGCAGTTCACGATCGAGGAGCACGACGCCGAAATCCACAGTGAGCCGCTGCCCCGCGTCGACGGCGACACCGACCAGTTGCGCCAACTCCTCCAGAACCTGCTGGACAACGCCATCGAGTACAGCGGCGACGAGCCGCCCCGGATCGAGATTTCCGCCGAGCGCCGCGGCGACGAATGGACGGTTTCGGTCGCAGACGAGGGAATCGGTCTCGAGGCCGAGGATCAGGAGCGGATCTTCGACGTCTTCCAGCGCCTCCACAGCCGCGACGAACACGCCGGAACCGGAATCGGGCTGGCGCTGTGCGAGCGGATCGTCGAGCGCCACGGCGGCGAGATCTGGGTCGACGCCGAGCCCGGCGAAGGGGCGACGTTCTCGTTTACGCTGCCGGCGGCCGACGACGCGGCGTAA
- a CDS encoding zinc ribbon domain-containing protein, with protein MSLRLALQVVGALVVGYLLFVTIVAMGPIGWAIFVPLLAIGTVQVYRNRTRDDGSAGSPNYCPNCGSALEYDSVGEETDDGGWAVRYCPDCGAPLGSDGDADRDGRADETSGAERPANCPDCGAPNDPDRTTCDYCDTAL; from the coding sequence ATGTCCCTCCGACTCGCCCTGCAGGTCGTCGGCGCCCTCGTCGTCGGCTATCTCCTCTTCGTGACGATCGTCGCGATGGGGCCGATCGGCTGGGCGATATTCGTGCCGCTGCTCGCGATCGGCACCGTGCAAGTGTACCGAAACCGGACGCGAGACGACGGGAGCGCCGGATCGCCTAACTACTGCCCTAACTGCGGTTCGGCTCTCGAGTACGACAGTGTCGGTGAGGAAACGGACGACGGCGGGTGGGCGGTCCGCTACTGTCCGGACTGCGGCGCACCGCTGGGTTCCGACGGAGACGCGGATCGCGACGGCCGCGCGGACGAGACGAGCGGCGCCGAGCGGCCGGCGAACTGTCCGGATTGCGGCGCGCCGAACGATCCGGACCGCACGACGTGTGACTACTGCGATACCGCCCTCTGA
- a CDS encoding DUF7095 family protein — MNGFDRDDAVDRLEALVDTVESERMPVPVREVWAFGDVALGLDPVERLDVYVTKDVLMRDDSGDSEVDADELAAEYDIEGIGKSVRADWAAAHPEYLRANANGHAAPEQCLAAHLLGDDEPIHLEVCNSPFEDNVTQRLRGAQLREDYTQLLDPRGVCLWADGTTSEEAFRKLRESELALPTLSQALEMLGLEEADAETAAQELHAWREQQDGVTVRGDVV, encoded by the coding sequence ATGAATGGATTTGACCGCGACGACGCGGTCGACCGCCTCGAAGCCCTCGTCGACACCGTCGAGAGCGAGCGCATGCCGGTTCCGGTCCGGGAAGTGTGGGCCTTCGGCGACGTCGCGCTCGGGCTCGATCCCGTCGAGCGACTGGACGTCTACGTGACCAAGGACGTACTGATGCGCGACGACAGCGGCGATAGCGAGGTCGACGCCGACGAACTCGCCGCCGAGTACGATATCGAGGGGATCGGCAAGTCCGTCCGGGCCGACTGGGCGGCCGCGCATCCGGAGTACCTGCGGGCCAACGCCAACGGCCACGCCGCCCCCGAGCAGTGTCTCGCCGCCCACCTGCTGGGCGACGACGAGCCGATCCACCTCGAGGTCTGTAACTCGCCGTTCGAGGACAACGTCACCCAGCGGCTGCGCGGAGCGCAACTGCGCGAGGATTACACCCAGTTACTCGACCCCCGCGGCGTCTGTCTCTGGGCCGACGGCACCACGAGCGAGGAGGCGTTTCGCAAGCTCCGGGAGAGCGAACTGGCGCTGCCGACGCTCTCGCAGGCCCTCGAGATGCTCGGGCTCGAGGAAGCCGACGCCGAGACCGCGGCCCAGGAGCTTCACGCCTGGCGCGAACAGCAGGACGGCGTGACCGTCCGCGGCGACGTCGTCTGA
- a CDS encoding sensor histidine kinase: MIGRLQSAVGIAFTYLFVGTSWIVVTDYVVLGLIGDPQTTARLQTAKGWVFVVGSTCLVYALVRSNQRRHERTTDRLEHALQQTSVLHRLLRHNLRNNCNVIRGNAELLEANDEVPADVDPYLEEIKHQTDRLVELGSKTRCLRDAVLDGDEPVRRLDLTAAIDAVVDDVRDRYPSATIETDRPEVCSVRTTPKIERAFRELLDNAIEHSERADPAVRIAVRRTREGVDVVVADDGPGLPATERTVLEEGIESPMIHSEGLGLWIVRTIVVQAGGSVELVEESQGTTIVLSLPD, from the coding sequence ATGATCGGTCGACTCCAGAGCGCCGTTGGAATCGCGTTCACGTACCTTTTCGTCGGGACGTCGTGGATCGTCGTCACCGATTACGTCGTGCTGGGACTGATCGGCGATCCGCAGACGACGGCGCGGCTCCAGACCGCGAAGGGCTGGGTCTTCGTCGTCGGCTCGACCTGCCTGGTCTACGCGCTCGTGCGCTCGAATCAGCGACGCCACGAGCGGACGACCGACCGACTCGAGCACGCGCTCCAGCAGACGAGCGTCCTGCACCGACTCCTGCGGCACAACCTGCGGAACAACTGTAACGTCATCCGGGGTAACGCCGAACTCCTCGAGGCGAACGACGAGGTTCCGGCGGACGTCGACCCGTACCTCGAGGAGATCAAACACCAGACGGATCGACTGGTCGAACTCGGATCCAAGACGCGGTGTCTCCGGGACGCCGTCCTCGACGGGGACGAGCCGGTCCGCCGACTGGACCTCACCGCGGCGATCGACGCCGTCGTCGACGACGTCCGCGATCGCTATCCGTCGGCGACCATCGAGACCGACCGTCCCGAAGTGTGTTCCGTTCGGACGACGCCGAAGATCGAACGCGCGTTCCGGGAACTGCTCGACAACGCAATCGAACACAGCGAGCGGGCGGATCCCGCGGTTCGCATCGCAGTTCGGCGAACGCGCGAGGGCGTCGATGTCGTCGTCGCCGACGACGGCCCCGGACTGCCGGCGACCGAGCGAACCGTCCTCGAGGAGGGGATCGAGTCGCCGATGATCCACTCGGAGGGGCTGGGCCTCTGGATCGTTCGGACGATCGTCGTGCAGGCCGGCGGGAGCGTCGAACTGGTCGAGGAGTCGCAGGGAACGACCATCGTGCTCTCGCTTCCGGACTGA
- the ncsA gene encoding tRNA 2-thiolation protein NcsA, translating to MDCNRCDEEAVMHAAYSGAHLCADHFRESVEKRVRRRVRRDDLVPRDATPENPQTWVIGLSGGKDSVVLTQILHDTFAEDPRIELVGLTIHEGIEGYRDKSVDACVELADDLGIRHELVSYEEEFGVRMDDVVEDDPENMAACAYCGVFRRDLLEKYAENLEADLLLTGHNLDDEAQTALMNFLEGDVEQIAKHFDASLGALSEREEQSEFVPRAKPLRDVPEKEVALYAHVNDLPAHITECPHASEAYRGEIQQLLYELEENHPGTRHSILAGYEDLAAIAADEFSGDDGAELRECTECGSTTTREICRKCSLLESLV from the coding sequence ATGGACTGTAATCGGTGTGACGAGGAGGCGGTGATGCACGCCGCCTACTCCGGGGCACACCTCTGTGCGGATCACTTCCGCGAGTCGGTCGAGAAGCGAGTGCGCCGCCGGGTGCGCCGGGACGATCTGGTTCCGCGAGACGCGACCCCCGAGAACCCCCAGACGTGGGTGATCGGCCTCTCCGGCGGCAAGGACAGCGTCGTCCTGACGCAGATCCTCCACGACACGTTCGCCGAGGATCCGCGTATCGAACTCGTCGGCCTGACGATCCACGAGGGGATCGAGGGCTACCGCGACAAGTCGGTCGACGCCTGCGTCGAACTCGCCGACGACCTGGGGATCCGCCACGAACTCGTCTCCTACGAGGAGGAGTTCGGCGTCCGGATGGACGACGTCGTCGAGGACGACCCCGAGAACATGGCCGCCTGCGCCTACTGCGGCGTCTTCCGCCGGGACCTCCTGGAGAAGTACGCCGAGAACCTCGAGGCCGACCTCCTGCTGACCGGCCACAATCTCGACGACGAGGCCCAGACGGCGCTGATGAACTTCCTCGAGGGCGACGTCGAACAGATCGCGAAACACTTCGACGCCAGCCTCGGCGCCCTCTCCGAGCGCGAGGAACAGAGTGAGTTCGTTCCGCGTGCAAAGCCGCTTCGGGACGTCCCCGAAAAGGAGGTCGCACTCTACGCCCACGTAAACGACCTCCCGGCCCACATCACGGAGTGTCCCCACGCGAGCGAGGCCTACCGCGGCGAGATCCAGCAGTTGCTCTACGAGTTAGAGGAGAACCACCCCGGCACCCGCCACTCGATCCTCGCGGGCTACGAGGATCTGGCCGCGATCGCCGCCGACGAGTTCAGCGGCGACGACGGCGCCGAACTGCGCGAGTGCACCGAATGCGGTTCGACGACGACCCGCGAGATCTGTCGGAAGTGCTCGCTGCTCGAGTCGCTGGTCTGA
- the ftsZ gene encoding cell division protein FtsZ, protein MQDIVQDALENAEQESREMEDMDEDEFGDPRIVIVGCGGAGNNTINRLYNIGVDGADTVAINTDKQHLKMIEADTKILVGKSLTNGLGAGGDPSMGERATEMAQSTIKEVLGDADLVFVTAGMGGGTGTGAAPVVSKIAKEQGAIVVGMVSTPFNVERARTVKAEEGLEKLRDQADSIIVLDNNRLLDYVPNLPIGKAFSVMDQIIAETVKGISETITQPSLINLDYADMSTIMNQGGVAVMLVGETQDKNKTDEVVKDAMNHPLLDVDYRGASGGLVHITGGPDLTLKEAEGIADNITERLEASANVIWGARIQDNYKGKVRVMAIMTGVQSAQVLGPTTQKQADKSRKSIEGFNQADFDASNNVEEAGSRTRGSNAHSDGGREEVEKQHGVDVIR, encoded by the coding sequence ATGCAGGATATCGTTCAAGACGCACTCGAAAACGCCGAACAGGAGTCCCGGGAGATGGAAGACATGGACGAGGACGAGTTCGGCGACCCCCGAATCGTCATCGTCGGTTGCGGCGGTGCGGGTAACAACACGATCAACCGGCTGTACAACATCGGCGTCGACGGTGCCGACACCGTGGCTATCAACACGGACAAGCAGCACCTGAAGATGATCGAGGCCGACACGAAGATCCTGGTCGGCAAGTCCCTCACTAACGGGCTCGGCGCGGGTGGCGACCCATCGATGGGCGAACGCGCGACCGAGATGGCCCAGAGCACGATCAAGGAGGTCCTCGGCGACGCGGACCTCGTGTTCGTGACCGCCGGGATGGGCGGCGGAACCGGTACCGGCGCCGCTCCCGTCGTCTCCAAGATCGCCAAGGAACAGGGTGCGATCGTCGTCGGTATGGTCTCGACGCCGTTCAATGTCGAACGTGCGCGGACGGTCAAGGCCGAGGAAGGCCTCGAGAAGCTGCGAGATCAGGCCGACTCGATCATCGTCCTCGACAACAACCGGCTGCTGGACTACGTTCCGAACCTCCCGATCGGCAAGGCGTTCTCGGTGATGGACCAGATCATCGCCGAGACCGTCAAGGGTATCTCGGAGACGATCACCCAGCCCTCGCTGATCAACCTGGACTACGCCGACATGTCGACGATCATGAACCAGGGCGGCGTCGCCGTCATGCTGGTCGGCGAAACCCAGGACAAGAACAAGACCGACGAGGTCGTCAAGGACGCGATGAACCACCCGCTGCTGGACGTCGACTACCGCGGCGCAAGCGGCGGACTGGTCCACATCACCGGCGGCCCCGACCTCACGCTGAAAGAGGCCGAGGGCATCGCGGACAACATCACCGAGCGCCTCGAGGCCTCGGCGAACGTCATCTGGGGCGCGCGGATCCAGGACAACTACAAGGGCAAGGTGCGGGTTATGGCGATCATGACCGGCGTCCAGAGCGCGCAGGTGCTCGGTCCGACGACCCAGAAGCAGGCCGACAAGTCCCGCAAGAGCATCGAGGGATTCAACCAGGCCGACTTCGACGCGAGCAACAACGTCGAGGAAGCGGGCTCGCGGACGCGAGGCTCCAACGCGCACAGCGACGGCGGCCGCGAAGAGGTCGAGAAACAGCACGGCGTCGACGTGATCCGGTAA
- a CDS encoding double zinc ribbon domain-containing protein, translating to MSKITFRADDDLVDELEALEISKSEAMREALRSYLGADGRSERDGAANEASTGAIDDLIRRRVDERIDERLRELDRGARTRDRRGPNEISVTVSLADDARDGRPEAAGDRARSVTHQSDDPVEDTAPASTDEQSAVDDDGPVQCGQCGEPVADDHVFCPNCGEKASRRLFCECGDEVRSDWSFCPGCGRRTPAADVLGRDTPS from the coding sequence ATGAGTAAAATCACGTTCCGCGCCGACGACGACCTCGTCGACGAACTCGAGGCGCTCGAGATCTCCAAGAGCGAAGCGATGCGAGAGGCGCTGCGCTCGTATCTCGGGGCCGACGGACGGTCGGAACGTGACGGCGCGGCGAACGAGGCCAGCACGGGCGCGATCGACGACCTGATCCGCCGGCGGGTCGACGAACGGATCGACGAACGCCTTCGGGAGCTAGACCGAGGCGCCCGCACGCGCGACCGCCGCGGACCGAACGAGATCTCCGTCACCGTTTCGCTCGCGGACGACGCCCGCGACGGGCGGCCGGAAGCCGCGGGCGACCGCGCGCGCAGCGTCACCCATCAGTCGGACGATCCGGTCGAGGACACCGCCCCCGCCAGTACCGACGAGCAGTCGGCGGTGGACGACGACGGTCCCGTCCAGTGTGGACAGTGTGGCGAGCCGGTCGCGGACGACCACGTCTTCTGTCCCAACTGCGGAGAGAAGGCGTCGCGACGGCTGTTCTGTGAGTGCGGTGACGAGGTCCGTTCGGACTGGTCGTTCTGTCCCGGCTGCGGTCGTCGGACGCCGGCGGCGGACGTGCTCGGACGTGACACTCCGTCATAA
- a CDS encoding enolase C-terminal domain-like protein, with protein MAPEITRIETMEFEYPLEDLGTDGNGFNLVYEPGSTLQATQLALKVHTDVDVTGEYVLVTSTAPDQIETYAEYLVGKNPLKRERHWSEIKRALRKYDRMGIGPLDIALWDFAGKYYDAPIHELLGTYRTEFPAYASTYHGDENGGLDSPEAFADFAEECLEMGYRGFKIHGWGGSDEARDIQREVETVHAVGERVGDEMDLMFDPACEYETFADALKVGRACDDHDFFWYEDPYRDGGISQHGHRKLGEMLETPLLQTEHVRGLEPHADFVVNDATDFVRTDPEYDAGITGAMKVVHMAEAFGLDVEFHAPGPAHRHCIAATRNTNYYELALVHPDCDNTTPPLYEGGYSDQLEAIDENGRVEVPDGPGLGVDYDWDYIEDNLTGDVHVFD; from the coding sequence ATGGCCCCTGAGATTACGCGCATCGAGACGATGGAGTTCGAGTATCCGCTCGAGGACCTGGGAACGGACGGCAACGGCTTCAACCTGGTGTACGAACCGGGTTCCACCCTCCAGGCGACCCAACTCGCGCTCAAGGTTCACACCGACGTCGACGTCACCGGCGAGTACGTTCTCGTCACGTCGACCGCGCCCGACCAGATCGAGACGTACGCGGAGTACCTCGTCGGGAAGAATCCCCTGAAGCGCGAGCGCCACTGGAGCGAGATCAAGCGCGCGCTCCGGAAGTACGACCGGATGGGGATCGGGCCGCTCGATATCGCGTTGTGGGACTTCGCCGGCAAGTACTACGACGCGCCGATCCACGAGCTGCTCGGCACCTACCGGACTGAATTTCCGGCCTACGCCTCCACCTACCACGGCGACGAGAACGGGGGCCTCGACTCGCCGGAGGCGTTCGCGGACTTCGCTGAGGAGTGTCTCGAGATGGGGTACCGGGGGTTCAAGATCCACGGCTGGGGCGGCAGCGACGAGGCTCGCGACATCCAGCGGGAAGTCGAGACCGTCCACGCCGTCGGCGAGCGCGTCGGCGACGAGATGGATCTCATGTTCGATCCGGCCTGCGAGTACGAGACCTTCGCGGACGCGCTCAAGGTCGGCCGCGCCTGCGACGACCACGACTTCTTCTGGTACGAGGATCCCTACCGCGACGGCGGCATCTCCCAGCACGGCCACCGGAAACTCGGCGAGATGCTCGAGACGCCGCTTCTCCAGACCGAACACGTCCGCGGGCTGGAACCCCACGCGGACTTCGTCGTCAACGACGCGACCGACTTCGTCCGGACCGATCCCGAGTACGACGCCGGCATCACCGGCGCGATGAAAGTCGTTCACATGGCCGAGGCGTTCGGGCTGGACGTCGAGTTCCACGCGCCCGGACCGGCTCACCGCCACTGTATCGCCGCCACGCGGAATACGAATTACTACGAACTCGCGCTGGTCCATCCCGACTGCGACAACACCACGCCGCCCCTCTACGAGGGCGGGTACTCCGACCAACTCGAGGCCATCGACGAGAACGGTCGCGTCGAAGTTCCCGACGGCCCCGGACTCGGCGTCGACTATGACTGGGACTACATCGAGGACAACCTGACCGGTGACGTCCACGTCTTCGATTGA